One segment of Planktothrix sp. FACHB-1365 DNA contains the following:
- the surE gene encoding 5'/3'-nucleotidase SurE, with protein sequence MKIVLTNDDGIDAPGIRALGKAISGDKILIAPNKEYSQCGHQVTTHQGIHVEKRSPIEYAIGGTPADCIRLAVSHLCPDLSWVISGINPGGNMGVDVYISGTVAAVREAAIQGIPAIAISQYRKGGKPVNWKTTTRWASLVLEELMKHPPQRGCFWNVNFPYLEPEEPDPEIVFCKLGTQSLPINYRREGDYFYYHGNYCDRTYEQGTDVEVCFRGKIAVTLIKL encoded by the coding sequence ATGAAAATAGTATTAACCAATGATGATGGCATTGATGCACCCGGAATTCGAGCCTTGGGGAAGGCAATTTCTGGTGATAAAATTTTGATTGCTCCCAATAAAGAATATTCTCAATGTGGGCATCAAGTTACAACTCACCAAGGAATTCATGTTGAAAAACGCTCTCCAATTGAATATGCAATTGGGGGAACTCCGGCTGATTGTATTCGATTAGCCGTGTCTCATCTTTGCCCGGATTTAAGTTGGGTAATTTCAGGAATTAATCCAGGGGGAAATATGGGCGTTGATGTTTATATTTCGGGAACGGTGGCGGCGGTGCGGGAAGCGGCAATTCAAGGAATTCCAGCGATCGCAATATCGCAATATCGCAAAGGCGGAAAACCGGTAAACTGGAAAACAACAACTCGTTGGGCTAGTTTAGTCTTAGAAGAATTAATGAAACATCCTCCGCAACGGGGGTGCTTTTGGAATGTTAATTTTCCCTATTTGGAACCGGAAGAACCCGATCCAGAGATTGTATTTTGTAAATTAGGAACCCAATCTTTACCCATTAACTATAGAAGGGAAGGAGATTATTTTTATTATCACGGAAACTATTGCGATCGCACCTATGAACAAGGAACCGATGTGGAGGTGTGTTTCCGAGGAAAAATAGCGGTGACATTAATTAAATTGTAG